TAAAAAACTGAATAACTGTCGTGAAGGAGGATTCTTTCATGCAAGCCACAGTCAGGGCATTCTGGTCAGCGCTGGTGTTGAGCCTTGTTCTGTCTTCAACCGCTTTTTCGCAAGATCCTTTTCCTTCTCCCGTCCGCATCATGCCTCTTGGTGATTCCATCACCAACGGCGCCTACAGCATCTTCGACTCCCTTCCCTTCGAACTGAGAACCGGTTACCGGCAGCCGCTTTATCTTGCCCTGCGGGATGCCGGGTATGTCGTCGATTTCGTCGGCGGCCTGCGCTACGGGGAGCTGGCGACGCCGACCTTTGATCCGGACCACGAAGGGCACGGCGGCTGGCGCGACGACCAGGTGGCGGCTCAGGTGCACAGCTGGCTGACGGCCAATCCCGCCGATATCATCCTGCTGCATATCGGAACGAACTCCGTGGACACCAGCTCCAACGACGTGCGAAACATCCTGGATGAAATCGACCGCTTCAGTACGGCACCGATTGTTCTCCTGGCGCGGATCATCAACCGCATGACCTACGATCCGGTGACCACGGCCTTCAACGACAACGTGGAAGCGATGGCCCGGCAGCGGATCGCCGAGGGGGACAAGATCGTCATCGTGGACATGGAAAGCGCCCTGGACGATCCGTCCTATTATTCGGATGATAAACATCCCGACGCCGCCGGTTATGAGATCATGGCGGGGGTGTGGTACCAGACCCTGACCGGCATCCTGTCCCTGCAGGATGTGCCTCCGCAGATCACCTCGACTCCGATCACCTTCGCCCAGACCGGCGTATCCTACGTCTATGCGGTCACCGCCAACGGCTATCCCTTTCCATCCTATGCACTGGCCGACGCTCCGCCGGGGATGACCATCGACGCCGAATCGGGGGTGATCGAATGGACTCCCGACACTTCCGGCACCTGGGAGGTGACAGTGGAGGCCGCCAACTACCTGGGCGCCGCCCAACAGACCTACCTTCTCTCCGTCGTCGAGGCAGGGGGATGCTCCGCGGGACTGGTTTCCTACTGGCCCCTCGATGAAACATCCGGATCGGTGTATGCCGATGTCTTCGGCGGCAGAAACGGCCTCTGCGCAGGAGGCGGATGTCCGGCGGCGACGACCGGACAGGTTCTCGGAGGCCAGTCCTTCGGCACGGCCACCGGCATCTCGGCGCCGGCCGACGCCGCCTTCGACTGGGGAGCGGCGGAGAGCTTCTCCGTCGAGTTCTGGATGCGGCGCTCGGGCGCTCCGGAGGGCACCGAAGTGATGGTGGGGCGAGACGCGGCCGAAAACAAGGTCCAGTGGTGGTCCGGCATAGATCATTCGCAGGGGGACGTCGCCCGGTTCTATCTGAGGGACCGCGGGGGCCGGGCGACCGGCGTCAGCGGATCGACGAACATTTCAGACGGCGCCTGGCACCATGTGGCGGCGGTCAGGGACGCCGCGTCCTCCCTGCTGCGGATCTATGTGGACGGGGTGGAGGAAAATTCCGCGGCGACGAATTACACGGGCGGGTTTGACTCCGCGTTCGCCTCCGTGGATGTCGGCTGGATCAATTTGGGAAGCGGATATCATTACCGCGGACTGGTGGACGAGGTGGCCCTCTACAATCGGGCCCTGACCCCTGTTGAAATTCAGAATCATTACAGCAGCGGCCTCCTCGGCGAGGGATACTGCGCGAACCCGTCGGACTCCGTCGCTCCTTCCTTCGTCACCGATCCTCCCCTGACGGCTGCCCTTGGGGGCAGTTATGTCTACGATGCGGATGCCGGCGGAATCCCCGCGCCGGTCTATTCCCTGGATCAGAGCCCGGAGGGGATGACCATCGATCCGGCATCGGGGCTGATCGAGTGGAGCGTCAACAACACGGGCAGCTTCCCCGTTTCCGTCCTGGCCGTCAACACGGCCGGCACGGCAACCCAGTCATTCTCCATTCAGGTGAACGCCGTCGTTCTGGCCCCTCGTATCACCTCCAGCCCGACCCTGAGCGTTAACCTGGGAAACACCTACACCTATGACGTCGAGGCCGATGGCGCTCCAGCCCCTGCTTTCGCCCTGGCCGCGGCCCCCCCGGGAATGACCATCGACGGGACATCGGGATTGATCACGTGGCTTCCCGGCGCCGCCGGCAGTTACGGCGTCACCGTCGAAGCGTCCAACTCGGACGGAGGGGACAGCCAGTCCTTCACGGTCGCGGTCACGGAAATCCAGAGCGGCGGCTGCTCGGAAGAACTGGTCTCCTACTGGACCCTCGATGAAACGTCCGGATCCTTGTACGCCGATGTCATCGGCGGCAAAAACGGCCTCTGCTCCGGGGACGGCTGCCCGGCGCCGGCGGCCGGACAGGTCCAGGGGGCTCAAGTCTTCGGAGCGAATACGGCAGTATCGGTGGAGCCGGACGCCGCCTTCGACTGGGGTGTGAACGACAGCTTCTCCATCGAGTTCTGGATGCGCCGCTCGGGGATCCCGACCGGCAACGAGGTCGTGGTCGGCCGGAACGAGTCCGGAACGAAGCTTCAATGGTGGGCCGGCATCGATCATTCTCGGGGGGACGTGGCGCGATTCTATCTCCAGGGCACGACCGGAAAAGGCGCAGGAGTCAGCAGCACGACCATCCTGGCCGACGGCGCCTGGCATCATGTGGCGGCGGTCCGGGATGCCGCGGCGGGTCGATTGAAGATCTACGTGGACGGGGTGGAGGAAGGCTCGGCTCCGGCCAGCTTCGGCAGCGGGTTCGGTTCGCCCTCAGCCCCCGTGACAATCGGCTGGCTGAACCGCAGTAAGGGCTATCATTATCTGGGTCTGGCCGATGAAGCGGCCATCCATGGCCGAGCCCTGTCGGCGGAGGAGATCGAGGCGCACTACGCCAGCGGACTCGCCGGCAAGGGCTACTGTGAAGCGGCTCCTCCGGCCGAGGCCGCTCCCTCGATCACTTCCGACCCGTTATTGTCGGCCAACCTGAGCGGAAGCTACGCCTACGATGTCGACGCGGTCGGGGTTCCCACCCCTTCTTATATCCTGACCGGCGCTCCGCCCGGAATGACCATCGACTCCGCCTCGGGGCTGATCGCCTGGACACCGACCTCCTCAGGCTCCTTCAATGTCGTGGTCGAGGCCGTCAACGCGGTCGGAAGGGACATCCAGTCCTTTACCGTGACTGTCGCCGAGGCCTTGGTCTGTCCGACCGGCCTGATATCCTACTGGACTCTGGATGAGGCCGCCGGTCCCCTCTATGCCGACATCTTCAGCGGCAAGGACGGCCAGTGCGCCGGAGGGGGCTGTCCTGACGCCGTTGCCGGACTTGTCCTCAGGGGGCAATCCTTCGGATCGTCCACGGGAATCGCCGTTCTGGACGATGCCGCCTTTGACTGGGGAGTGAACGACAGTTTCTCCATCGAATTCTGGATGCGTCGCACTGGCGCCCCTTCGAGCAATGAGGTCATTGTCGGTCGGGACGAAGCGGGAAGCAAGCTCCAGTGGTGGGTCGGCATCGACAATTCAAGAGGCGATGTTGCCCGGTTTTATCTCCGCAACCGCTCCGGGCATACCGCCGCCATAAGTGGCGTAACCTTCCTTCCCGACGGCGGCTGGCACCACGTCGCGGCGGTCCGCGATGCCGGGGCCGGTCGGCTGCGGATCTACGTGGACGGGGTGGAAGAAGGCTCGACGGCAGCAAACTTCGGCAGCGGTTTCGAATCGTCCGCCCCCCTGACTATCGGCTGGCTGAACCGCAGCAACGGCTATCACTATTTCGGCGTGGCGGATGAAGCGGCCATTTACGGTAGGACGTTGACTCCGGGAGAAATTCAGCAGCACTTCAACGATGGTCTGGTTGGAAGGGGGTATTGCGGGGATTAGAGGTTCGCGGGACGTTCGACGAGGGAAGTTCAACCTGTAACGGATAGCCTGCCCGCGTCCCGATTTCTAATCGACCAGACGCTGGAATGGTGATATAAGAGGGGAGTCGTTCCGTTTGATGCTTTTCATGGATCGTATTTCAGTTGAACGAACAGGAGACCTCCGTGCCTTTTTTTGCGCCTTTTTTCCTTTTTTTTCTGCTCCTTGCCGTCGGCCCGGGTCTCGCCGCTTCAACCTGGGCGCTGGAGTTGATCCCTTTCAGCACCACCAACCAGAACCCGCTGGTGGCGGTGTACGGACTTCCTCCCGCCGGACCGGCGGCGGTCCTCGCGCCGGGGCGGACAGCTGCGGAGCTGCGGGCCGACATCGCCAGCAACTTCACCAGGGCTCGGGGATCGCAGGAACAGATCCTTCTCGACGGCGAAACCTACCGTTACACCCTGGCCCTCAAGCACGGGATCGGAGATCGTCTCGAGGTGGGGCTGGAGGTTCCTTACGTGATGCACCGGGACGGTTTCCTCGACAGCTTTGTCAACGATTTTCATGACATTTTCGGTTTTCCCGACGGAGGCCGGGACAACGCGCCGAGCGACCGCCTGACCTACTCTTATGAGAGAGACGGGCTGCCCCTTATCGATTTGACCGAGGAAAAGGAGGGTTTCGGCGATCTGCGCCTGACCGGCGCCTGGCAGCTGTGGCGGCGGGAAGGGGAGAACCCCCGGGCCCTGGCCCTGCGAGCCAGTCTCAAGCTCCCCACCGGGGATGAGGACCGCCTGCTGGGCAGCGGCAGCACCGATTTCGCTCTTTGGCTGAGCGGCTCCAGATCCTGCCGGGGCGGCTCCCTGGCCCTCTTCGGAGCCGCAGGCGGCCTGCTGATGACGGACGGTGACGTGCTGCCCGATCAGCAGCGCAACGCTGTCGCCTTCGGCACCCTCGGCGGCGGCTGGAGGGCTCTTCCCCGGCTGGCCCTCAAACTCCAGTTCGACGGTCACACCCCTTTTTACCGGGACAGCAGCCTTCGGGAACTCGGCGAGTCCGTGCAGCTGGTGCTCGGCGGCACGATCGGCGTGACCGACACCCTCTCCCTGGACATTGCCATCAGCGAGGACATCGTCGTCGATTCCGCTTCGGATGTTGTTTTTCATCTGGCCCTGAGGAAAATCTTCTAAATTCAGGGCAAAGCTTTTTTATCCGCAGATATACGCAGATTTTCGCAGATTAAATCAGAGACAGGATTCTTTGATTTTTGTCCTTATCTGCGCTAATCTGCGTCATCTGCGGATAGGTTTTCTCACCCTGGATTCAGGTATTAAGAGAATTGAAATGGACGAATTTGAAATCAGGGATGCCGAATACATCGAGCTGGCCAGCCTGCTCAAGGCGACCGGGCTGTGCGCCAGCGGGGGCGCGGCCAAGATGGCGATCGCGGAGGGGCAGGTCAGGGTCGACGGCGGGGTGGAACGGCGCAAGCGCTGCAAGATCCGGCCGGGGCAGGTGGTCGAATTCGAGGGGCATGTCATCGCGGTGCGGTGAAAACAAGCTGTAAGCTGTAAGCTGTAAGCTGTAAGCTACGAGTTACGAGTTACGAGTTACCTGCATCCGCCATGGCGATCAGAGGCTCTTTCTCCTTTTTCTCATCCCCCGGCGAGCTGGCGACCCAGAGCATGGTTCCCTTCTGAATCCCGAAGAGTCTCGCCGCCTCGCGGTCGTCATGCCAGATGTCCACCCGTCGGTGCCAGCGCCGATTCATCCTGTCCTGCACTTCGAACACCCCGTGCCCCGGAATCAGAACCCTCTGGCCGAAGGCTAGGCCGAGCTCCTTGACGATGTCGTCGGAGACGGCGATGACGCCGTGGCGCACAGGTTTGTTCGAGGCGGTGATGTGAGGAGTGGAGTCGCACTGCTCGGGGGTGGAGGAGTAGGCGGTGAGGGTGACGGGGGCGGTGTGGACATTTTCGAGTTGAACCGGGCGGCCGAAACTTTTTTCCAGCAGGCTGATGGCCAGGTCCAGGTCTTGACGAAGCTTCTCCAGTTCGTTCTGGAACTCTGCCACGGGATCGGGGGCGTCAGGCGCGGCATCGACGACCTGCAGTTCCATTGCGGAGGTTCCGGAGAGGGTCTGGGATGAAGCGGGCTCGTAGGGCCAGATGGCAGCACCGATGAGCACCGGCAAAATCGCAACAAACAGCAAAGCGCATGTGGGGCGATTCATGACCATCCTCCTTGATTAAAATTGAGTCTACGATTCAATAGTATCGACTAATCGAGTGAAATCAACTTTAAGGGATTTTTTTTGGGACGGGGGAGGGGTTTCACCTTGTCGTAGTCGCCAGTTTCAGCGCCAGGGCCACAAACACGGCGCCGGCGAGTCGGTTCATCACCTTCTGGGTTCTGGCGGAGCGGTTGAGCCATCGGCCGAGGGTGCCGGCGAGCAGGGCGATGCAGCCGAAGACCAGGATGGTGGAGAGGATGAACACCCCGCCGAGCAACAGCATCTGGATCGAGATCGGGCCACGCGCCGGGTCGGCGAACTGGGGCAGGAAGGCGAGGAAGAAGATAGAGACCTTCGGGTTGGTGATGTTCATGAGGATGCCACGGCAGTAGAGCTTCCGGAAATCGGCCGCGCCTTTCTCCTCCCCTTTGATTTCGGTGGGCGAGGCGCGGAAGGCCTGCCAGCCAAGTAGATGAGGTAGGCGGCGCCGAGCATCTTGAGGGCCGTGAAGGCGATCGCCGAGGTCTGGAAGATCACCGCGACTCCCAGGGCGACGGCGACGCTGTGGCCGACCAGTCCGGTGCAGAGGCCGAGCATGACCATCAGGCCGGCGCCCCTGCCGCGCAGGGCGGACTGGGTCAGGACGAAGAGGTTGTCCGGGCCCGGGGCCAAGGCCAGGAGGGTGGACGCGGCGAAGAAGGTTGCCAGGGTTTCGATGGGGAGCATGGGGGTAAATCCTCGATTCGAATTGTCAAAGCGTTTCGTTCCAGAACTCCTGGAAATCGAAGGAACGTTGGATTTCTATCGTTTTTTTCGGTATTCCGATACGGCTGAAGCAGTGGCTGCAGCGAAACAAGCAAGGGAACTGATGATCCACACTGTTTTCCCGGTTTTGCTTTCAATTGAACGTGCCGACCAGAGTGATATTTCGGCGCCGGAATAACCGAGCAATGCCAGTATGCCGACAATCGCACAAAGAGCAGCCAAGGCGGCGACCCAGAGGAGAAAAAATAATCTGTATCTCATCGCGCTACTTGATCCAAAGGCCCAGAAGGTCAGATCGCGGAAAAACCTTTCCCCTTCCGGGGCCCGCGACATCAATAGCCACCAGTCGCTCCTCCGCCTCCGAAGCCCCCGCCGCCCGGGCGGAATCCCTCGGGGGCGGGCGTTTCTGGCGCCGGAGCCAGGGGTTGGATCGCCGCCAGGGCCTCGGCATCCAGGCCGTAGAGACGAGGCTCCAGCAGGGACTCGGCGGTGAAGGCACCTCTGCGCCGATGCGCACCGGAGTGCAGCCAGCGCAGAAGCCCCAAGGCCACCCCGACCAGGACCAGCCCCGCGGCCGTCACCTCCTCGGCCAGATATCCCAGGTGGATGAAGTACTTGAGGGTGAGGATCGAGGCGGTGCCGGTGAAGACTGCGTACCAGAGGAGCGCCCGGTCCCGGCGGAGGATCCCCAGGATCAGGGCCGTCACTGGCAGGAGGGCGGTGAGCAATGCGCAAAAGGGATCGGTCCAGGGCATCTCCCACGCTTCCGGTGTCCAG
The window above is part of the Desulfuromonas sp. TF genome. Proteins encoded here:
- a CDS encoding DUF3187 family protein; the encoded protein is MPFFAPFFLFFLLLAVGPGLAASTWALELIPFSTTNQNPLVAVYGLPPAGPAAVLAPGRTAAELRADIASNFTRARGSQEQILLDGETYRYTLALKHGIGDRLEVGLEVPYVMHRDGFLDSFVNDFHDIFGFPDGGRDNAPSDRLTYSYERDGLPLIDLTEEKEGFGDLRLTGAWQLWRREGENPRALALRASLKLPTGDEDRLLGSGSTDFALWLSGSRSCRGGSLALFGAAGGLLMTDGDVLPDQQRNAVAFGTLGGGWRALPRLALKLQFDGHTPFYRDSSLRELGESVQLVLGGTIGVTDTLSLDIAISEDIVVDSASDVVFHLALRKIF
- a CDS encoding LamG-like jellyroll fold domain-containing protein — encoded protein: MQATVRAFWSALVLSLVLSSTAFSQDPFPSPVRIMPLGDSITNGAYSIFDSLPFELRTGYRQPLYLALRDAGYVVDFVGGLRYGELATPTFDPDHEGHGGWRDDQVAAQVHSWLTANPADIILLHIGTNSVDTSSNDVRNILDEIDRFSTAPIVLLARIINRMTYDPVTTAFNDNVEAMARQRIAEGDKIVIVDMESALDDPSYYSDDKHPDAAGYEIMAGVWYQTLTGILSLQDVPPQITSTPITFAQTGVSYVYAVTANGYPFPSYALADAPPGMTIDAESGVIEWTPDTSGTWEVTVEAANYLGAAQQTYLLSVVEAGGCSAGLVSYWPLDETSGSVYADVFGGRNGLCAGGGCPAATTGQVLGGQSFGTATGISAPADAAFDWGAAESFSVEFWMRRSGAPEGTEVMVGRDAAENKVQWWSGIDHSQGDVARFYLRDRGGRATGVSGSTNISDGAWHHVAAVRDAASSLLRIYVDGVEENSAATNYTGGFDSAFASVDVGWINLGSGYHYRGLVDEVALYNRALTPVEIQNHYSSGLLGEGYCANPSDSVAPSFVTDPPLTAALGGSYVYDADAGGIPAPVYSLDQSPEGMTIDPASGLIEWSVNNTGSFPVSVLAVNTAGTATQSFSIQVNAVVLAPRITSSPTLSVNLGNTYTYDVEADGAPAPAFALAAAPPGMTIDGTSGLITWLPGAAGSYGVTVEASNSDGGDSQSFTVAVTEIQSGGCSEELVSYWTLDETSGSLYADVIGGKNGLCSGDGCPAPAAGQVQGAQVFGANTAVSVEPDAAFDWGVNDSFSIEFWMRRSGIPTGNEVVVGRNESGTKLQWWAGIDHSRGDVARFYLQGTTGKGAGVSSTTILADGAWHHVAAVRDAAAGRLKIYVDGVEEGSAPASFGSGFGSPSAPVTIGWLNRSKGYHYLGLADEAAIHGRALSAEEIEAHYASGLAGKGYCEAAPPAEAAPSITSDPLLSANLSGSYAYDVDAVGVPTPSYILTGAPPGMTIDSASGLIAWTPTSSGSFNVVVEAVNAVGRDIQSFTVTVAEALVCPTGLISYWTLDEAAGPLYADIFSGKDGQCAGGGCPDAVAGLVLRGQSFGSSTGIAVLDDAAFDWGVNDSFSIEFWMRRTGAPSSNEVIVGRDEAGSKLQWWVGIDNSRGDVARFYLRNRSGHTAAISGVTFLPDGGWHHVAAVRDAGAGRLRIYVDGVEEGSTAANFGSGFESSAPLTIGWLNRSNGYHYFGVADEAAIYGRTLTPGEIQQHFNDGLVGRGYCGD
- a CDS encoding RNA-binding S4 domain-containing protein — translated: MDEFEIRDAEYIELASLLKATGLCASGGAAKMAIAEGQVRVDGGVERRKRCKIRPGQVVEFEGHVIAVR
- a CDS encoding 3D domain-containing protein, which translates into the protein MNRPTCALLFVAILPVLIGAAIWPYEPASSQTLSGTSAMELQVVDAAPDAPDPVAEFQNELEKLRQDLDLAISLLEKSFGRPVQLENVHTAPVTLTAYSSTPEQCDSTPHITASNKPVRHGVIAVSDDIVKELGLAFGQRVLIPGHGVFEVQDRMNRRWHRRVDIWHDDREAARLFGIQKGTMLWVASSPGDEKKEKEPLIAMADAGNS